The genomic region CGGCTCCAGGATGACGCCCGCAATCTCCTCCGGGCGCGTACGCAAGGTGGACCGGACCTGTTCGAAGGCACGCGCCCAGCCCCCCTCCTCCGCCGGAGAGGGGACGTGCACCACGTCGAAGAGCAGGGGGCCAAAGACTTCCCGGAACAGGGGAACGCCCCCCACGCTGGTGGCGCCCATCGTCTCGCCGTGGAACGCCCCCGACAGCGTGATGAAGCGGGTGCGGCGCGGTTGGCCATTCTGCGCCCAGTACTGGGCCGCCATCTTGATGGCCACCTCCACCGCCGTGCTGCCGTTGTCTGAATAAAAGACGCGCGAGAGGCGCTCGGACGCGGGAAGGCCGGGGCGGTCCGAACCGGGGGCGATGGCCGCCAGCTCCGACGCCAGGAGCGCCGCCGGCTCATGGGTGATGCCCGCCAGGGAGACGTGTGGGAGCGCGGCGGCCTGCTCGGCGAGCGCGCGCATCAGGCGCGGGTGACGGTGGCCCAGCGTGGACACCCACCAGGAGCCATTGGCGTCCAGATAGCGCGTGCCGTCCGCGTCATGGAGGTACGCCCCTTCCGAGCGCACCACCACCAGCGGATCCGTCTCCGCGATGTAGGCCTCCATCGCCGTGTAGGGATGCCAGACGTGCGCCTTGTCCAATCCGACGATGTCCGCCCGCTTCACGCGTGTACTCCTCTCCTGGAGCTCCGTGCCCCCTCCGTACCGGAAGAGTGGGCCGCGCCGCCGCGCGTCATGTCATGCCACGGCGCGTTCTACTGATGGCCCCCTGAAGCGGGGAGCGAGCGGGCCCGTCGCCCCGCAGGGCAGGGCCGCCGCTCTTCCGTCCCGCGTGACGCTGCCATGACATGCCCGGTGTTACCCCGGTTCAGTCACTGACCCGGGAACTTGAATGGCCGTCCTCATCTTCTTCGTCTCGCACTGGCTGCTCTGCGTGTTCTTCCAGAGCTTCTTCCAGCACCGGTACGCGGCCCACCGCATGTACACCATGGGGCCGAAGACGGAGCGGGTGATGCACCTGCTCACCTACCTGGTGCAGGGCTCGTCCTACCTGTCGCCCAAGGCGTACGCCATCCTCCACCGTGAGCACCATGCCTTCTCCGACACCGAGAAGGACCCGCACTCGCCCCACTTCTTCAAGGATGTGGCGCGGATGATGTGGCACACCAAGGCGCGCTACGACGACTACGCGGCCGGCCGCGGTCAACCCGAGGCCCGATTCCTGGGCGGCTACCCGGAGTGGCCGCTCGTGGACACCACGCTGCGCACCTCGTGGTTCGCCACCCTGGGCTGGGTGGCCTTCTACTCCGCCTTCTACGTGATGTTCGCCACCTCGCCCTGGCAGTTCCTGCTGCTGCCCCTGCACTTCCTCATGGGCCCGGTGCACGGCGCCATCGTCAACTGGTGCGGCCACAAGTACGGCTACCGGAACTTCGACAGCACCGACAAGTCGCGCAACTCCCTGCCCATGGACTTCCTCTGCATGGGGGAGCTCTTCCAGAACAACCACCACAAGTACGGCAGCAGCCCCAACTTCGCGGCGCGGAAGTTCGAGCTGGACCCCACGTGGCAGGTGATGCGCGTGCTGGCCCTGCTGCGCATCATCCGCATCGCCACCCCGCAGCGTGCAGTCTGGCCGGAGACCCGCGAGGCCGCACGCACCGGGAGCGCTGCTCCGGCCGCCTGACGGGCAGGCCAGCAACACACGGCGGGCACGTGCGGGGCGCGTTAAGAGTGCCCCCGTGCCCGCCGATACCCCGCTCCGTCTCCGCATCCTCGAAGCAGTGACTGATGCCCCGGCCGAAGGCTGGGACGCGCTCCTGGGCCCTGACGCCCCGCCCTTCGTCCGGCACGCCTGGCTGGCGGCCATGGAGGAGAGCGGGAGCGCCACCGAGGAGACGGGCTGGGCGCCGCATCACCTCACGCTGTGGCGTGGCCCCAAGCTGGTGGCCGCCGCGCCCGCGTACCTCAAGTTCCACAGCATGGGCGAGTACATCTACGACTTCGGCTGGGCGGATGCCGCCGCCCGCCTCGGAGTCGAGTACTACCCGAAGCTCGTCGTGGGCGGGCCGCTGTCCCCCGCCACCGTCCCCCGCTTCCTCATCGCCCCGGGCGAGGACGTCCCCGCACTGCGCCGGGCCCTCCTTGCCGCCGCCGCCGGGAGCGCCCAGGAGGCGGGCTGCTCCTCCGTTCACGTCCTGTATCCCACGGGGGACGAGGCGGACTTCCTGGAGGCCGAGGGGCTCGCCCGGCGCATCACCCTTCAGTTCCACTGGAAGAACCCGGGCTACGGCAGCTACGACGACTACCTGGCGCGCTTTGACTCCAAGCGCCGCAACCAGCTCAAGCGCGAGCGCGGGGCCGCTGCCACCCAGGGCATCTCCCTGCGCACGGTGCGCGGCGAAGAGCTCTCCCAAGCGCACGCCCGGCGTGCCTACGGCTTCTACACCTCCACCTGCGAGCGCCACGCCTGGGGGCAGATTCAGCTCACCCCCGACTTCTTCGCGCGGGTCTTCCGCACGATGCCGGGCTCGGTGGAGTTGGTGGAGGCGGTGCGCGGCCAGCAGGTCATCGCCGGCGCCTTCAACCTGGCCACCCCGGAGCGCCTCTATGGCCGCTACTGGGGCGCCTTCGAGGAGCACCCCTTCCTCCACTTCCACGTCTGCCTGTATCACTCCGTGGAGGACTGCATCCGGACCGGGCGCAAGGTGTTCGAGCCCGGCGCTGGGGGTGAACACAAGGTGTCTCGGGGCTTCGAGCCCACCGCCGTGCACAGCGCCCACCTCCTCTTCGACAAGACACTGGACGGCGCGGTACGGGGCTTCCTCCGCCGGGAGTACGCACGGCTGGCGCCCGCCGTGGAGGAGGCCGAGCGCATCTGCGGGCTGAAACCCTGGCCCCTGGCCGCCTCCCCGGGCACCCAAGGGGCCACCGGCACCTGAACGCCCCCCGGACTGTCAGCCTGAAGAGGCCTCTCCGCGACTTGAAGTTGTGAAACCGGGGTGAGCCTCTAGAGTGTCATCGCCATGAAAGCCCCGGAGACGGACGAAGACTTCATCCAGTGGTACGAGGACTGCTGGGCGGACCGCGACGAAGTCGAGTATCCGAAGATGTTCGGCGCCATTGACGAAGGCGTCTTCACGCTCGACCAGACAGATGCCATCCAAGCGTGGATGGAGAGTGAGCTGGCCCAAGTCCAGGAAGCGGACCCCAACTGGGGCCCCATGGGCGTGCGCGTCTCCCCGCCCAGCGAGAGCTACCCCTACTGGACCTATGTCACCAGCGGACTGTCCAACCCCTTCACCGTAGCGCCCGGCGAGGACATCCCCGACGGCGCGCCCAGCGGGCTGGGCTATGAGATGGTCATCCACTCGCCCGAAGAGGCGAAGTGGCCGGTGTTCCGGCTGCTGGACATGATGGCCTACAACCTCGTGTCCCTGCGCGCCTTCGCCATGGGCCACCGCTACCCGGTGGAAGGCTCCCTGGACGGTGGCGAGTCCAAGCTGAGCGGCTTCGTGTTCGTCCGGGACCCGTCCCGGCCCGACCACTTCGTGCTCCCCAGCGGCAAGGTGCAACTGCTCACCCTGGTGGGCGCCACCCGCAACGAGATGGCCTTCGCCCGCTCCAACGGCATGGACAAGCTGATGGCCAAGCTGGTGGCCGCGGGCTCCGGCTACATCACCCAGCCCGACCGGGAAGAAGTGAAGTTGTAATCACACCGCTTCCGAGTCGCGCGCCGGCCGCCCTTCTCAGGGACCGGCGCGCGGCGGGGCGTCCTCCACCAGCGCGTGCAGGACGCCCAGCTCGAACGGCTTTTCGATGCGCGGCACCGGCACCGACTGGAGGAAGGTCCGTGCTCGCTCGGAGAAGCCTCCGCCCGTCATGAAGACGAAGCGCGCGAGCAGCTCCGGCTGACGCGAGGACAGCGCGTCGTACACGTCCATCCCCGTCAGGTCCCCCATCATCAAGTCACAGAAGATGCGGTCGAAGTCCGCGTCGCGCGCCAGC from Myxococcus virescens harbors:
- a CDS encoding suppressor of fused domain protein, with the translated sequence MKAPETDEDFIQWYEDCWADRDEVEYPKMFGAIDEGVFTLDQTDAIQAWMESELAQVQEADPNWGPMGVRVSPPSESYPYWTYVTSGLSNPFTVAPGEDIPDGAPSGLGYEMVIHSPEEAKWPVFRLLDMMAYNLVSLRAFAMGHRYPVEGSLDGGESKLSGFVFVRDPSRPDHFVLPSGKVQLLTLVGATRNEMAFARSNGMDKLMAKLVAAGSGYITQPDREEVKL
- the bioA gene encoding adenosylmethionine--8-amino-7-oxononanoate transaminase, whose product is MKRADIVGLDKAHVWHPYTAMEAYIAETDPLVVVRSEGAYLHDADGTRYLDANGSWWVSTLGHRHPRLMRALAEQAAALPHVSLAGITHEPAALLASELAAIAPGSDRPGLPASERLSRVFYSDNGSTAVEVAIKMAAQYWAQNGQPRRTRFITLSGAFHGETMGATSVGGVPLFREVFGPLLFDVVHVPSPAEEGGWARAFEQVRSTLRTRPEEIAGVILEPVLQGAAGMVMYSPDFVRAVREATREVDTFLIADEVFTGLGRTGARFAVDLAGVVPDMLCLAKALSGGILPFGATLASERVFSGFLGASSRALYYGHSYCGNPLGAAIAREVLAVYRDEDVMGQVARKAPRVKAAFERMAASIPGLVRPRAVGMVGAVDLGGGGYLARGGWRVYEAARRRGLYLRPMGDTVYIAPSLTISDEALEELLSGVEASLQEVAGG
- a CDS encoding acyl-CoA desaturase, producing the protein MAVLIFFVSHWLLCVFFQSFFQHRYAAHRMYTMGPKTERVMHLLTYLVQGSSYLSPKAYAILHREHHAFSDTEKDPHSPHFFKDVARMMWHTKARYDDYAAGRGQPEARFLGGYPEWPLVDTTLRTSWFATLGWVAFYSAFYVMFATSPWQFLLLPLHFLMGPVHGAIVNWCGHKYGYRNFDSTDKSRNSLPMDFLCMGELFQNNHHKYGSSPNFAARKFELDPTWQVMRVLALLRIIRIATPQRAVWPETREAARTGSAAPAA
- a CDS encoding GNAT family N-acetyltransferase produces the protein MPADTPLRLRILEAVTDAPAEGWDALLGPDAPPFVRHAWLAAMEESGSATEETGWAPHHLTLWRGPKLVAAAPAYLKFHSMGEYIYDFGWADAAARLGVEYYPKLVVGGPLSPATVPRFLIAPGEDVPALRRALLAAAAGSAQEAGCSSVHVLYPTGDEADFLEAEGLARRITLQFHWKNPGYGSYDDYLARFDSKRRNQLKRERGAAATQGISLRTVRGEELSQAHARRAYGFYTSTCERHAWGQIQLTPDFFARVFRTMPGSVELVEAVRGQQVIAGAFNLATPERLYGRYWGAFEEHPFLHFHVCLYHSVEDCIRTGRKVFEPGAGGEHKVSRGFEPTAVHSAHLLFDKTLDGAVRGFLRREYARLAPAVEEAERICGLKPWPLAASPGTQGATGT